One segment of Ricinus communis isolate WT05 ecotype wild-type chromosome 8, ASM1957865v1, whole genome shotgun sequence DNA contains the following:
- the LOC107260774 gene encoding putative F-box/FBD/LRR-repeat protein At4g13965 gives MEANKRKGGMGKVKEDRISQLPDCLIHYIFSFMRTADVVRTCTLSKRWRFSSSGGTFHMLCTSASGATLHIDCFSPDQLIKLPIYFHNTASFTTLELCACSHSIDLPKSLGLPSLKNLHLVAFDVMDGNILST, from the exons atgGAAGCAAACAAGAGAAAGGGGGGAATGGGCAAAGTGAAAGAAGATAGAATCAGCCAATTGCCAGATTGTCTTATTCATTATATCTTCTCTTTTATGCGAACAGCTGATGTTGTTCGAACTTGTACTTTGTCCAAAAGATGGCGGTTTT CTTCCTCCGGTGGAACCTTTCATATGCTATGCACTTCAGCATCAGGTGCAACACTTCATATAGATTGCTTTTCTCCTGATCAACTCATTAAATTACCGATCTATTTTCATAACACTGCATCATTTACAACACTGGAACTGTGTGCTTGTAGTCACAGCATTGATTTGCCTAAATCACTCGGGTTACCATCTTTGAAAAATTTGCATCTTGTTGCTTTTGATGTTATGGATGGGAATATCCTTTCGACTTGA